The Candidatus Binataceae bacterium DNA window GCGGCGCAAAGCTCGGTGTGCGCGCCGGCCGAGCTCGACTCCGAGCATCCCCTCTACACGCTCTACACCTCGGGCACCACCGGCAAGCCCAAGGGCGTCGTGCACACGACGGGCGGCTACCTGGTGCACACGCTGATGACGATGAAGTGGGTGTTCGACCTGAAGGATGAGGACATCTACTGGTGCACCGCCGATATCGGCTGGGTTACCGGCCATAGCTACACCGTGTACGGTCCGCTCGCTGCGGGCGCGACGGTGGTGATGTACGAGGGCGCGCCGAATTTTCCCGAGAACGATCGTTTCTGGCGGATAATCGAAAAGTACCGCGTCAATATTCTCTACACCGCGCCGACCGCGATCCGCACTTTCATCAAATGGGGCGATTCGTGGGTCAAAAAGCACGACCTTTCGAGCCTGAGGCTGCTCGGCACGGTCGGCGAACCGATCAATCCCGAAGCCTGGATCTGGTATCACAAGGTCATCGGCCGGGAGCGCTGTCCGATCGTCGATACCTGGTGGCAGACCGAAACCGGGGGCATGATGATCGCCCCGATGCCCGGCGCGATTGCGGCCAAGCCCGGATCGGCGACGCTGCCGATTCCGGGAGTTGCCGCCGAGGTCGTCACGCGCGAGGGCAAGCCCGTCGCGCCCAATCAGGGCGGGCTGCTGATAATCCGACGGCCGTGGCCGGGTATGCTGCGCACGATCTTCCGCGATCCCGAACGCTACCGGCAGCAATACTTCAGCCAAATCGAGGGCGCATACTTCACCGGTGACGGCGCGCGCCGCGACGAGGACGGCTATTTCTGGATCATGGGCCGCGTCGACGACGTGATTAACGTCTCTGGCCATCGGCTGGGCACGATGGAGATCGAGAGCGCGCTGGTCTCACATCCGATGGTCGCCGAAGCGGCGGTGGTGGGAAGGCCCGACGAGATGAAAGGTCAGGCGGTGGTCGCGTTCGTGACGCTCGAGGGCGCAAGGCATGGCGATCCCAAACTGCGCGACGAACTGCGCCAGCACGTGGTCAAGGAGATAGGCGCGCTCGCGCGGCCCGACGACCTGCGCTTCACCGACGCGCTGCCCAAGACGCGCAGCGGCAAGATCATGCGCCGGCTGCTGCGCCAGATCGCCGCGGGCGACG harbors:
- the acs gene encoding acetate--CoA ligase, with the protein product MADTHDIESILREGRTFPPPPEFSRAARVKSMDEYKALCRRAEENPEAFWGECARELSWFKPFDQVLEWKFPFAKWFLNGKLNASYNCLDRHLATARRNKAALIWEGEPGDTRVLTYQMLASEVARAANALRSLGVKDGDRVAIYLPLVPEAVIAMLACARIGAIHSVIFGGFSSEALIDRINDAEAKVCITADAGWRRGQQVPLKPNVDEALKRCPSVKHCAVLRRTGARVEMHRGRDVWWDELVAAQSSVCAPAELDSEHPLYTLYTSGTTGKPKGVVHTTGGYLVHTLMTMKWVFDLKDEDIYWCTADIGWVTGHSYTVYGPLAAGATVVMYEGAPNFPENDRFWRIIEKYRVNILYTAPTAIRTFIKWGDSWVKKHDLSSLRLLGTVGEPINPEAWIWYHKVIGRERCPIVDTWWQTETGGMMIAPMPGAIAAKPGSATLPIPGVAAEVVTREGKPVAPNQGGLLIIRRPWPGMLRTIFRDPERYRQQYFSQIEGAYFTGDGARRDEDGYFWIMGRVDDVINVSGHRLGTMEIESALVSHPMVAEAAVVGRPDEMKGQAVVAFVTLEGARHGDPKLRDELRQHVVKEIGALARPDDLRFTDALPKTRSGKIMRRLLRQIAAGDEKLGDTSTLEDLSVLARLREDDE